The Procambarus clarkii isolate CNS0578487 chromosome 66, FALCON_Pclarkii_2.0, whole genome shotgun sequence genome has a window encoding:
- the LOC138355295 gene encoding cyclic GMP-AMP synthase-like has product MGYLNACLGMSLITQLRTAFVAVDGGYCLEPATAASARQRRPQVPASDGRKCPPATAASARQRRPQVPASDGRKCPPATAASARQRRPQVPASDGRKCPPATAASARQRRPQVPTSDGRKCPPATAASARQRRPQVPASVHTIHETHRRVPAHCGALTPSSHEAPLAAGSRTKPRKHQRSWRGGRKPVSPADSERLGMHAA; this is encoded by the coding sequence ATGGGTTATTTGAATGCCTGTCTGGGCATGTCTCTGATAACCCAACTGAGAACTGCGTTTGTGGCCGTCGATGGTGGATACTGTCTGGAGCCGGCGACGGCCGCAAGTGCCCGCCAGCGACGGCCGCAAGTGCCCGCCAGCGACGGCCGCAAGTGCCCGCCAGCGACGGCCGCAAGTGCCCGCCAGCGACGGCCGCAAGTGCCCGCCAGCGACGGCCGCAAGTGCCCGCCAGCGACGGCCGCAAGTGCCCGCCAGCGACGGCCGCAAGTGCCCGCCAGCGACGGCCGCAAGTGCCCGCCAGCGACGGCCGCAAGTGCCCGCCAGCGACGGCCGCAAGTGCCCACCAGCGACGGCCGCAAGTGCCCGCCAGCGACGGCCGCAAGTGCCCGCCAGCGACGGCCGCAAGTGCCCGCCAGTGTTCACACAATCCACGAGACACATCGACGTGTTCCCGCCCACTGCGGGGCCCTGACTCCGTCCAGCCATGAAGCGCCTCTTGCGGCAGGGTCTCGTACTAAGCCGCGAAAACACCAGAGATCTTGGCGTGGGGGAAGAAAACCTGTTTCACCTGCAGACAGTGAGAGGCTCGGCATGCATGCTGCCTAA